The following coding sequences are from one Muntiacus reevesi chromosome 17, mMunRee1.1, whole genome shotgun sequence window:
- the NDUFB6 gene encoding NADH dehydrogenase [ubiquinone] 1 beta subcomplex subunit 6 — protein MSGYTPDEKLRLQQLRELRRRWLKDQELSPREPVLPPQRVSPVERFWNKFLQDGALWKNVIYKTYRHSIFAFTHVLIPVWIIHYYLKYHVTTKPYTIVEKKPRIFPGDTILETGEVIPPMKEFPDQHH, from the exons ATGTCGGGGTATACGCCCGACGAGAAACTGCGGCTGCAGCAGCTGCGAGAGCTGAGAAGGCGATGGCTGAAAGATCAGGAGCTGAGCCCCCGGGAACCGGTGCTGCCTCCGCAGAGGGTGTCGCCTGTGGAGCGATTCTGGAATAAATTTTTGCAAGACGGAGCTCTCTGGAAGAACGTG atctaTAAGACATACCGACACAGTATCTTTGCTTTTACTCATGTACTTATTCCTGTCTGGATTATTCATTATTATCTCAAGTATCATGTGACT ACAAAACCATATACCATCGTTGAAAAGAAGCCCAGAATATTTCCA GGTGATACAATTCTGGAGACTGGAGAAGTAATCCCACCCATGAAAGAATTTCCTGATCAACATCATTGA
- the SMIM27 gene encoding small integral membrane protein 27, which produces MKPVSRRTLDRIYSALLLAVVLLSWGYVIYASTVAARRQLSKEYPDKIFGMNENL; this is translated from the exons ATGAAGCCAGTGAGTCGCCGCACCCTAGACCGGATTTATTCCGCG TTGCTCCTCGCGGTCGTATTGCTCTCCTGGGGATACGTCATCTATGCATCAACTGTAGCTGCACGACGACAACTAAGCAAGGAATACCCAGACAAAATCTTCGGAATGAACGAAAATTTGTAA
- the TOPORS gene encoding E3 ubiquitin-protein ligase Topors isoform X2: MGSQQPPGSPLSREEGEAPPPTPASEGRRRSRRVRLRGSCRHRPSLLGRRELATSAPARPAPASSEIMASAAKEFKMDNFSPKAGTSKLQQTVPADASPDSKCPICLDRFDNVSYLDRCLHKFCFRCVQEWSKNKAECPLCKQPFDSIFHSVRAEDDFKEYVLRPSYNGSFATPDVRRFRYRTTMTRERSASVYSPSSTVNRRTTTPPDSGVLFEGLSISSRPRDGEIPPFMRQISVRRPATADERSLRKIQEQDIINFRRTLYRAGARVRNIEDGGRYRDISAEFFRRNPACLHRLVPWLKRELTVLFGAHGSLVNIVQHIIMSNVTRYDLESQAFVSDLRPFLLNRTEHFIHEFISFARSPFNMAAFDQHANYDCPAPSYEEGSHSDSSVITISPDEAETQELDVNVATVSQAPWDDETPGPSYSSSEQVHAAMSSLLNTSDSSDEELVTGRATSQIQGVQTNEDLNNDSDSSSDNCVIVGFVKPLAERTPELVELSSDSEVELGSYEKMETMKTQEQEQSYSSGDSDVSRCSSPHSVVGKDEQINKGHCDSGTKISSKKEEKRSISLSSLRDLSSSLRGDRVYSPYIRRHRKRGRSRSSDSHSQSRSGHDQKNRRKHHGKKRMKGKRSRSRESSRPRGRRDKKRSRTRDSSWSRRSQTLSLSSESSSRSRSRSSDRGKRRSRSRNRDRYYLRNNYGSRYKWEYTYYSRNKDRDGYESSYRRRTLSRAHYSRQSSSPELRIQSFSERTNARKKNNHSERKYYYYERHRSRSLSSSRSKTASTGPDRVRNEKPGGKRKYKTRHLEGTSDVAQPSHEFASKVKEGHYSKSSKLDGSYKNESDSFSDSRSSDRETKHKRRKRRTRSLSVEIVYEGKATDTTRHHKKKKKKHKRKHKKHHGDNASRSPVVITIDSDSDKDSEVKENIECDPSGPQDPLQSEFLAPFESKDVVTIEDEFGVLSKECDITILNNNLNNANKTVDNISPQAASIEQTLDVREESTFASDFENQPSNVSFQTEPSRTSSLMSVSLGRDHDVS, encoded by the exons ATG GGGTCGCAGCAGCCGCCGGGGTCTCCGCTGTCTCGCGAGGAGGGTGAAGCGCCCCCGCCTACTCCCGCTTCGGAGGGCCGGCGGAGAAGTCGTAGAGTTCGCCTTCGTGGATCCTGCCGTCACCGACCCAGCCTTCTGGGCCGCCGGGAACTGGCCACAAGCGCCCCAGCCCGGCCTGCGCCGGCATCCTCTGAG aTAATGGCATCAGCCGCTAAGGaatttaaaatggacaacttttCACCTAAAGCTGGCACTAGCAAATTGCAACAGACAGTACCAGCTGATGCATCTCCTGATTCTAAGTGTCCTATATGCTTGGATAGATTTGATAATGTGTCTTACTTAGATCGCTGTTTACATAAGTTCTGTTTTCGCTGTGTACAGGAGTGGTCAAAAAACAAAGCCGAATGCCCACTGTGTAAGCAGCCCTTTGATTCGATTTTTCATTCAGTGAGGGCAGAAGATGACTTCAAGGAATATGTCCTAAGACCTTCATACAATGGCTCTTTTGCTACTCCTGATGTCCGACGATTCCGCTATCGCACAACTATGACAAGGGAACGAAGTGCTTCTGTTTATTCACCTAGTAGTACCGTGAATAGAAGAACAACAACTCCACCAGACAGTGGAGTACTATTTGAAGGGTTAAGCATTTCATCGAGACCTAGAGATGGTGAAATTCCTCCATTTATGAGACAGATTTCAGTAAGAAGGCCAGCTACTGCAGATGAGAGATCTTTGCGGAAAATTCAAGAACAGGATATCATTAATTTTAGGCGAACTCTCTATCGTGCTGGTGCTCGAGTTAGAAATATTGAAGATGGTGGTCGCTACAGGGACATTTCAGCTGAATTTTTCCGTAGAAATCCAGCTTGCCTTCACAGATTAGTCCCCTGGTTAAAACGTGAACTCACAGTTCTCTTTGGAGCTCATGGATCTTTAGTGAATATCGTCCAGCACATCATCATGAGTAATGTTACTCGCTATGACTTGGAGAGTCAGGCATTTGTGTCTGATTTGAGGCCGTTTTTGCTTAATCGGACTGAGCATTTTATACATGAATTTATCAGTTTTGCTCGCTCTCCATTTAACATGGCAGCCTTTGATCAGCATGCTAATTATGATTGCCCTGCTCCTTCATATGAAGAAGGTAGCCATTCTGATTCTTCAGTCATAACAATATCTCCAGATGAAGCTGAGACCCAAGAGCTGGATGTTAATGTAGCCACTGTTAGTCAAGCACCATGGGATGATGAAACTCCAGGACCTTCTTACTCAAGCTCAGAGCAGGTGCATGCTGCCATGTCTTCCCTTTTAAATACTTCAGACAGTTCAGATGAAGAACTTGTAACAGGAAGAGCTACATCTCAGATACAAGGAGTACAGACCAATGAGGACCTAAATAATGACAGTGATTCTTCTTCAGATAACTGTGTCATTGTTGGATTTGTTAAACCTCTAGCTGAGAGGACCCCAGAACTTGTTGAACTGTCCTCTGATTCTGAGGTGGAGTTAGGTTCTTATGAGAAAATGGAGACCATGAAGACACAAGAACAAGAGCAGTCTTACAGTTCTGGTGATAGTGATGTTAGTAGATGTTCGTCTCCACACTCTGTCGTTGGAAaggatgaacaaataaataaaggtcATTGTGATTCTGGTACAAAAATCAGctcaaagaaggaagagaaacgaTCTATATCATTGTCCTCTCTCAGAGACCTGAGCTCATCCCTCAGAGGAGACAGAGTATATTCCCCATATATCCGCAGACACAGAAAGAGGGGAAGATCGAGGAGTTCAGATTCACATTCCCAGAGTAGGAGTGGGCATGATCAGAAGAATCGCAGAAAGCATCatgggaagaaaagaatgaaaggcaAGCGATCCAGAAGCAGGGAGAGTAGTAGACCTAGAGGTAGAAGAGACAAGAAGAGATCAAGAACCAGAGATAGCAGTTGGTCAAGAAGAAGTCAAACTCTGTCTTTAAGTAGTGAAAGTTCTAGCAGATCAAGATCTCGTAGCAGTGATCGTGGTAAAAGAAGATCACGGAGCAGAAATCGAGATCGTTACTATTTGAGAAATAATTATGGCAGCAGATATAAGTGGGAGTATACTTACTATAGTAGAAACAAGGACAGGGATGGCTACGAGTCATCTTACAGGAGGAGGACTCTGTCCAGAGCTCACTATTCCAGACAATCGTCAAGTCCAGAACTTAGAATTCAGTCCTTTTCTGAAAGAACAAACGCTCGGAAGAAAAATAATCACAGTGAAAGGAAATACTACTACTATGAAAGGCATAGATCAAGGAGCCTGTCTAGTAGTAGATCAAAGACTGCATCTACAGGGCCTGACCGGGTGAGAAATGAAAAGCCTGGTGGGAAACGAAAGTACAAAACACGGCATTTGGAGGGTACTAGTGATGTTGCTCAACCATCGCATGAATTTGCTTCTAAAGTAAAGGAAGGTCACTATTCAAAATCATCAAAATTGGATGGAAGCTACAAAAATGAGAGTGACAGCTTTTCAGATAGCCGATCATCAGACAGAGAGACAAAGcacaagaggagaaaaaggaggaccCGCAGCCTGAGTGTAGAGATAGTTTATGAAGGGAAAGCTACCGATACAACCAGgcaccataaaaagaaaaagaagaaacataagaGGAAGCATAAGAAACACCATGGTGATAATGCTTCACGTTCCCCAGTTGTGATTACCATTGACAGTGACAGTGATAAAGACTCTGAAGTAAAAGAGAATATAGAATGTGACCCTAGTGGTCCTCAAGACCCTCTCCAAAGTGAATTTTTGGCTCCGTTTGAATCTAAAGATGTAGTTACAATAGAAGATGAATTTGGTGTCTTGAGCAAGGAGTGTGATATTACCATACTTAATAACAACTTGAATAATGCCAATAAAACTGTGGATAATATATCACCCCAGGCAGCTTCAATTGAACAAACTCTTGATGTAAGAGAAGAGAGCACCTTTGCCTCTGATTTTGAGAATCAACCCAGTAATGTCTCTTTTCAGACTGAGCCATCAAGGACATCATCGTTAATGTCAGTGTCTCTTGGTAGAGACCATGATGTGTCTTAA
- the TOPORS gene encoding E3 ubiquitin-protein ligase Topors isoform X1 — MRDKGSQQPPGSPLSREEGEAPPPTPASEGRRRSRRVRLRGSCRHRPSLLGRRELATSAPARPAPASSEIMASAAKEFKMDNFSPKAGTSKLQQTVPADASPDSKCPICLDRFDNVSYLDRCLHKFCFRCVQEWSKNKAECPLCKQPFDSIFHSVRAEDDFKEYVLRPSYNGSFATPDVRRFRYRTTMTRERSASVYSPSSTVNRRTTTPPDSGVLFEGLSISSRPRDGEIPPFMRQISVRRPATADERSLRKIQEQDIINFRRTLYRAGARVRNIEDGGRYRDISAEFFRRNPACLHRLVPWLKRELTVLFGAHGSLVNIVQHIIMSNVTRYDLESQAFVSDLRPFLLNRTEHFIHEFISFARSPFNMAAFDQHANYDCPAPSYEEGSHSDSSVITISPDEAETQELDVNVATVSQAPWDDETPGPSYSSSEQVHAAMSSLLNTSDSSDEELVTGRATSQIQGVQTNEDLNNDSDSSSDNCVIVGFVKPLAERTPELVELSSDSEVELGSYEKMETMKTQEQEQSYSSGDSDVSRCSSPHSVVGKDEQINKGHCDSGTKISSKKEEKRSISLSSLRDLSSSLRGDRVYSPYIRRHRKRGRSRSSDSHSQSRSGHDQKNRRKHHGKKRMKGKRSRSRESSRPRGRRDKKRSRTRDSSWSRRSQTLSLSSESSSRSRSRSSDRGKRRSRSRNRDRYYLRNNYGSRYKWEYTYYSRNKDRDGYESSYRRRTLSRAHYSRQSSSPELRIQSFSERTNARKKNNHSERKYYYYERHRSRSLSSSRSKTASTGPDRVRNEKPGGKRKYKTRHLEGTSDVAQPSHEFASKVKEGHYSKSSKLDGSYKNESDSFSDSRSSDRETKHKRRKRRTRSLSVEIVYEGKATDTTRHHKKKKKKHKRKHKKHHGDNASRSPVVITIDSDSDKDSEVKENIECDPSGPQDPLQSEFLAPFESKDVVTIEDEFGVLSKECDITILNNNLNNANKTVDNISPQAASIEQTLDVREESTFASDFENQPSNVSFQTEPSRTSSLMSVSLGRDHDVS, encoded by the exons ATGCGAGATAAG GGGTCGCAGCAGCCGCCGGGGTCTCCGCTGTCTCGCGAGGAGGGTGAAGCGCCCCCGCCTACTCCCGCTTCGGAGGGCCGGCGGAGAAGTCGTAGAGTTCGCCTTCGTGGATCCTGCCGTCACCGACCCAGCCTTCTGGGCCGCCGGGAACTGGCCACAAGCGCCCCAGCCCGGCCTGCGCCGGCATCCTCTGAG aTAATGGCATCAGCCGCTAAGGaatttaaaatggacaacttttCACCTAAAGCTGGCACTAGCAAATTGCAACAGACAGTACCAGCTGATGCATCTCCTGATTCTAAGTGTCCTATATGCTTGGATAGATTTGATAATGTGTCTTACTTAGATCGCTGTTTACATAAGTTCTGTTTTCGCTGTGTACAGGAGTGGTCAAAAAACAAAGCCGAATGCCCACTGTGTAAGCAGCCCTTTGATTCGATTTTTCATTCAGTGAGGGCAGAAGATGACTTCAAGGAATATGTCCTAAGACCTTCATACAATGGCTCTTTTGCTACTCCTGATGTCCGACGATTCCGCTATCGCACAACTATGACAAGGGAACGAAGTGCTTCTGTTTATTCACCTAGTAGTACCGTGAATAGAAGAACAACAACTCCACCAGACAGTGGAGTACTATTTGAAGGGTTAAGCATTTCATCGAGACCTAGAGATGGTGAAATTCCTCCATTTATGAGACAGATTTCAGTAAGAAGGCCAGCTACTGCAGATGAGAGATCTTTGCGGAAAATTCAAGAACAGGATATCATTAATTTTAGGCGAACTCTCTATCGTGCTGGTGCTCGAGTTAGAAATATTGAAGATGGTGGTCGCTACAGGGACATTTCAGCTGAATTTTTCCGTAGAAATCCAGCTTGCCTTCACAGATTAGTCCCCTGGTTAAAACGTGAACTCACAGTTCTCTTTGGAGCTCATGGATCTTTAGTGAATATCGTCCAGCACATCATCATGAGTAATGTTACTCGCTATGACTTGGAGAGTCAGGCATTTGTGTCTGATTTGAGGCCGTTTTTGCTTAATCGGACTGAGCATTTTATACATGAATTTATCAGTTTTGCTCGCTCTCCATTTAACATGGCAGCCTTTGATCAGCATGCTAATTATGATTGCCCTGCTCCTTCATATGAAGAAGGTAGCCATTCTGATTCTTCAGTCATAACAATATCTCCAGATGAAGCTGAGACCCAAGAGCTGGATGTTAATGTAGCCACTGTTAGTCAAGCACCATGGGATGATGAAACTCCAGGACCTTCTTACTCAAGCTCAGAGCAGGTGCATGCTGCCATGTCTTCCCTTTTAAATACTTCAGACAGTTCAGATGAAGAACTTGTAACAGGAAGAGCTACATCTCAGATACAAGGAGTACAGACCAATGAGGACCTAAATAATGACAGTGATTCTTCTTCAGATAACTGTGTCATTGTTGGATTTGTTAAACCTCTAGCTGAGAGGACCCCAGAACTTGTTGAACTGTCCTCTGATTCTGAGGTGGAGTTAGGTTCTTATGAGAAAATGGAGACCATGAAGACACAAGAACAAGAGCAGTCTTACAGTTCTGGTGATAGTGATGTTAGTAGATGTTCGTCTCCACACTCTGTCGTTGGAAaggatgaacaaataaataaaggtcATTGTGATTCTGGTACAAAAATCAGctcaaagaaggaagagaaacgaTCTATATCATTGTCCTCTCTCAGAGACCTGAGCTCATCCCTCAGAGGAGACAGAGTATATTCCCCATATATCCGCAGACACAGAAAGAGGGGAAGATCGAGGAGTTCAGATTCACATTCCCAGAGTAGGAGTGGGCATGATCAGAAGAATCGCAGAAAGCATCatgggaagaaaagaatgaaaggcaAGCGATCCAGAAGCAGGGAGAGTAGTAGACCTAGAGGTAGAAGAGACAAGAAGAGATCAAGAACCAGAGATAGCAGTTGGTCAAGAAGAAGTCAAACTCTGTCTTTAAGTAGTGAAAGTTCTAGCAGATCAAGATCTCGTAGCAGTGATCGTGGTAAAAGAAGATCACGGAGCAGAAATCGAGATCGTTACTATTTGAGAAATAATTATGGCAGCAGATATAAGTGGGAGTATACTTACTATAGTAGAAACAAGGACAGGGATGGCTACGAGTCATCTTACAGGAGGAGGACTCTGTCCAGAGCTCACTATTCCAGACAATCGTCAAGTCCAGAACTTAGAATTCAGTCCTTTTCTGAAAGAACAAACGCTCGGAAGAAAAATAATCACAGTGAAAGGAAATACTACTACTATGAAAGGCATAGATCAAGGAGCCTGTCTAGTAGTAGATCAAAGACTGCATCTACAGGGCCTGACCGGGTGAGAAATGAAAAGCCTGGTGGGAAACGAAAGTACAAAACACGGCATTTGGAGGGTACTAGTGATGTTGCTCAACCATCGCATGAATTTGCTTCTAAAGTAAAGGAAGGTCACTATTCAAAATCATCAAAATTGGATGGAAGCTACAAAAATGAGAGTGACAGCTTTTCAGATAGCCGATCATCAGACAGAGAGACAAAGcacaagaggagaaaaaggaggaccCGCAGCCTGAGTGTAGAGATAGTTTATGAAGGGAAAGCTACCGATACAACCAGgcaccataaaaagaaaaagaagaaacataagaGGAAGCATAAGAAACACCATGGTGATAATGCTTCACGTTCCCCAGTTGTGATTACCATTGACAGTGACAGTGATAAAGACTCTGAAGTAAAAGAGAATATAGAATGTGACCCTAGTGGTCCTCAAGACCCTCTCCAAAGTGAATTTTTGGCTCCGTTTGAATCTAAAGATGTAGTTACAATAGAAGATGAATTTGGTGTCTTGAGCAAGGAGTGTGATATTACCATACTTAATAACAACTTGAATAATGCCAATAAAACTGTGGATAATATATCACCCCAGGCAGCTTCAATTGAACAAACTCTTGATGTAAGAGAAGAGAGCACCTTTGCCTCTGATTTTGAGAATCAACCCAGTAATGTCTCTTTTCAGACTGAGCCATCAAGGACATCATCGTTAATGTCAGTGTCTCTTGGTAGAGACCATGATGTGTCTTAA
- the TOPORS gene encoding E3 ubiquitin-protein ligase Topors isoform X3: protein MASAAKEFKMDNFSPKAGTSKLQQTVPADASPDSKCPICLDRFDNVSYLDRCLHKFCFRCVQEWSKNKAECPLCKQPFDSIFHSVRAEDDFKEYVLRPSYNGSFATPDVRRFRYRTTMTRERSASVYSPSSTVNRRTTTPPDSGVLFEGLSISSRPRDGEIPPFMRQISVRRPATADERSLRKIQEQDIINFRRTLYRAGARVRNIEDGGRYRDISAEFFRRNPACLHRLVPWLKRELTVLFGAHGSLVNIVQHIIMSNVTRYDLESQAFVSDLRPFLLNRTEHFIHEFISFARSPFNMAAFDQHANYDCPAPSYEEGSHSDSSVITISPDEAETQELDVNVATVSQAPWDDETPGPSYSSSEQVHAAMSSLLNTSDSSDEELVTGRATSQIQGVQTNEDLNNDSDSSSDNCVIVGFVKPLAERTPELVELSSDSEVELGSYEKMETMKTQEQEQSYSSGDSDVSRCSSPHSVVGKDEQINKGHCDSGTKISSKKEEKRSISLSSLRDLSSSLRGDRVYSPYIRRHRKRGRSRSSDSHSQSRSGHDQKNRRKHHGKKRMKGKRSRSRESSRPRGRRDKKRSRTRDSSWSRRSQTLSLSSESSSRSRSRSSDRGKRRSRSRNRDRYYLRNNYGSRYKWEYTYYSRNKDRDGYESSYRRRTLSRAHYSRQSSSPELRIQSFSERTNARKKNNHSERKYYYYERHRSRSLSSSRSKTASTGPDRVRNEKPGGKRKYKTRHLEGTSDVAQPSHEFASKVKEGHYSKSSKLDGSYKNESDSFSDSRSSDRETKHKRRKRRTRSLSVEIVYEGKATDTTRHHKKKKKKHKRKHKKHHGDNASRSPVVITIDSDSDKDSEVKENIECDPSGPQDPLQSEFLAPFESKDVVTIEDEFGVLSKECDITILNNNLNNANKTVDNISPQAASIEQTLDVREESTFASDFENQPSNVSFQTEPSRTSSLMSVSLGRDHDVS from the coding sequence ATGGCATCAGCCGCTAAGGaatttaaaatggacaacttttCACCTAAAGCTGGCACTAGCAAATTGCAACAGACAGTACCAGCTGATGCATCTCCTGATTCTAAGTGTCCTATATGCTTGGATAGATTTGATAATGTGTCTTACTTAGATCGCTGTTTACATAAGTTCTGTTTTCGCTGTGTACAGGAGTGGTCAAAAAACAAAGCCGAATGCCCACTGTGTAAGCAGCCCTTTGATTCGATTTTTCATTCAGTGAGGGCAGAAGATGACTTCAAGGAATATGTCCTAAGACCTTCATACAATGGCTCTTTTGCTACTCCTGATGTCCGACGATTCCGCTATCGCACAACTATGACAAGGGAACGAAGTGCTTCTGTTTATTCACCTAGTAGTACCGTGAATAGAAGAACAACAACTCCACCAGACAGTGGAGTACTATTTGAAGGGTTAAGCATTTCATCGAGACCTAGAGATGGTGAAATTCCTCCATTTATGAGACAGATTTCAGTAAGAAGGCCAGCTACTGCAGATGAGAGATCTTTGCGGAAAATTCAAGAACAGGATATCATTAATTTTAGGCGAACTCTCTATCGTGCTGGTGCTCGAGTTAGAAATATTGAAGATGGTGGTCGCTACAGGGACATTTCAGCTGAATTTTTCCGTAGAAATCCAGCTTGCCTTCACAGATTAGTCCCCTGGTTAAAACGTGAACTCACAGTTCTCTTTGGAGCTCATGGATCTTTAGTGAATATCGTCCAGCACATCATCATGAGTAATGTTACTCGCTATGACTTGGAGAGTCAGGCATTTGTGTCTGATTTGAGGCCGTTTTTGCTTAATCGGACTGAGCATTTTATACATGAATTTATCAGTTTTGCTCGCTCTCCATTTAACATGGCAGCCTTTGATCAGCATGCTAATTATGATTGCCCTGCTCCTTCATATGAAGAAGGTAGCCATTCTGATTCTTCAGTCATAACAATATCTCCAGATGAAGCTGAGACCCAAGAGCTGGATGTTAATGTAGCCACTGTTAGTCAAGCACCATGGGATGATGAAACTCCAGGACCTTCTTACTCAAGCTCAGAGCAGGTGCATGCTGCCATGTCTTCCCTTTTAAATACTTCAGACAGTTCAGATGAAGAACTTGTAACAGGAAGAGCTACATCTCAGATACAAGGAGTACAGACCAATGAGGACCTAAATAATGACAGTGATTCTTCTTCAGATAACTGTGTCATTGTTGGATTTGTTAAACCTCTAGCTGAGAGGACCCCAGAACTTGTTGAACTGTCCTCTGATTCTGAGGTGGAGTTAGGTTCTTATGAGAAAATGGAGACCATGAAGACACAAGAACAAGAGCAGTCTTACAGTTCTGGTGATAGTGATGTTAGTAGATGTTCGTCTCCACACTCTGTCGTTGGAAaggatgaacaaataaataaaggtcATTGTGATTCTGGTACAAAAATCAGctcaaagaaggaagagaaacgaTCTATATCATTGTCCTCTCTCAGAGACCTGAGCTCATCCCTCAGAGGAGACAGAGTATATTCCCCATATATCCGCAGACACAGAAAGAGGGGAAGATCGAGGAGTTCAGATTCACATTCCCAGAGTAGGAGTGGGCATGATCAGAAGAATCGCAGAAAGCATCatgggaagaaaagaatgaaaggcaAGCGATCCAGAAGCAGGGAGAGTAGTAGACCTAGAGGTAGAAGAGACAAGAAGAGATCAAGAACCAGAGATAGCAGTTGGTCAAGAAGAAGTCAAACTCTGTCTTTAAGTAGTGAAAGTTCTAGCAGATCAAGATCTCGTAGCAGTGATCGTGGTAAAAGAAGATCACGGAGCAGAAATCGAGATCGTTACTATTTGAGAAATAATTATGGCAGCAGATATAAGTGGGAGTATACTTACTATAGTAGAAACAAGGACAGGGATGGCTACGAGTCATCTTACAGGAGGAGGACTCTGTCCAGAGCTCACTATTCCAGACAATCGTCAAGTCCAGAACTTAGAATTCAGTCCTTTTCTGAAAGAACAAACGCTCGGAAGAAAAATAATCACAGTGAAAGGAAATACTACTACTATGAAAGGCATAGATCAAGGAGCCTGTCTAGTAGTAGATCAAAGACTGCATCTACAGGGCCTGACCGGGTGAGAAATGAAAAGCCTGGTGGGAAACGAAAGTACAAAACACGGCATTTGGAGGGTACTAGTGATGTTGCTCAACCATCGCATGAATTTGCTTCTAAAGTAAAGGAAGGTCACTATTCAAAATCATCAAAATTGGATGGAAGCTACAAAAATGAGAGTGACAGCTTTTCAGATAGCCGATCATCAGACAGAGAGACAAAGcacaagaggagaaaaaggaggaccCGCAGCCTGAGTGTAGAGATAGTTTATGAAGGGAAAGCTACCGATACAACCAGgcaccataaaaagaaaaagaagaaacataagaGGAAGCATAAGAAACACCATGGTGATAATGCTTCACGTTCCCCAGTTGTGATTACCATTGACAGTGACAGTGATAAAGACTCTGAAGTAAAAGAGAATATAGAATGTGACCCTAGTGGTCCTCAAGACCCTCTCCAAAGTGAATTTTTGGCTCCGTTTGAATCTAAAGATGTAGTTACAATAGAAGATGAATTTGGTGTCTTGAGCAAGGAGTGTGATATTACCATACTTAATAACAACTTGAATAATGCCAATAAAACTGTGGATAATATATCACCCCAGGCAGCTTCAATTGAACAAACTCTTGATGTAAGAGAAGAGAGCACCTTTGCCTCTGATTTTGAGAATCAACCCAGTAATGTCTCTTTTCAGACTGAGCCATCAAGGACATCATCGTTAATGTCAGTGTCTCTTGGTAGAGACCATGATGTGTCTTAA